In Zingiber officinale cultivar Zhangliang chromosome 6A, Zo_v1.1, whole genome shotgun sequence, a single genomic region encodes these proteins:
- the LOC121997180 gene encoding peroxidase 11-like: MSIFNSLSCSIFVALVLIGEAFLLSRAQDPSRLSLSYYSKTCPTAQDIVRSEMDCAVKTNPRNAAFMIRLHFHDCFVQGCDGSVLLDDTATLIGEKHADQNVNSIQGFELVDKIKEKLEAACPGVVSCADVLAIAARDATILVGGPYWDVPVGRLDSKTASVDLANSDIPTPQQPLATLIAKFLEKGLSVTDMVALVGSHTVGMSRCVNFRERIYGGDFQLTSKNEPSSQANLAKLKDVCPADGGDDNVSGMDYYSPTVFDNAFFETLLQGSGVLSSDQEMYSSLLGFQTSRIVDKYWADAALFFKDFADGMVKMGNITNPQGGEVRKNCRFINI, from the exons ATGAGTATTTTCAACTCACTCTCTTGTTCGATTTTCGTAGCTCTAGTACTGATCGGGGAGGCCTTCCTCCTCTCACGAGCACAAGATCCTTCTCGATTGAGCTTGAGCTACTACTCGAAGACATGCCCAACAGCACAGGACATCGTGCGATCTGAGATGGACTGCGCGGTGAAGACCAATCCTCGTAATGCTGCATTCATGATCCGTCTTCATTTCCACGATTGTTTTGTTCAG GGGTGTGACGGATCAGTATTGCTCGACGACACCGCGACGTTGATAGGAGAGAAGCATGCCGACCAAAACGTGAACTCTATTCAAGGCTTTGAGTTGGTGGACAAGATCAAGGAAAAGTTAGAAGCCGCGTGTCCAGGAGTTGTCTCCTGCGCCGATGTCCTTGCGATAGCAGCAAGAGATGCCACCATTCTG GTTGGAGGGCCCTATTGGGATGTGCCAGTGGGAAGGTTGGACTCTAAAACTGCAAGCGTGGATTTAGCAAACTCAGATATCCCAACTCCTCAACAACCTCTCGCCACCTTGATCGCCAAATTCCTGGAGAAAGGACTCTCTGTCACTGATATGGTTGCCCTCGTAG GGTCACACACGGTGGGCATGTCGCGGTGCGTCAACTTCCGGGAGCGCATCTACGGCGGCGACTTCCAGCTGACCTCCAAGAACGAACCATCGTCACAGGCCAACCTCGCCAAGCTCAAGGATGTGTGCCCGGCTGATGGCGGCGACGACAACGTCTCCGGCATGGACTACTACTCCCCCACCGTGTTTGACAACGCCTTCTTCGAGACGTTGTTGCAGGGATCCGGCGTGCTGAGCTCCGACCAGGAGATGTACTCCAGCCTCCTCGGCTTTCAGACATCGCGAATCGTCGACAAGTATTGGGCTGACGCCGCCCTCTTCTTCAAGGACTTCGCCGACGGAATGGTCAAGATGGGCAACATCACCAACCCTCAAGGAGGAGAAGTGAGGAAAAACTGCAGATTTATAAACATCTAA